One genomic region from Asterias amurensis chromosome 7, ASM3211899v1 encodes:
- the LOC139939611 gene encoding COP9 signalosome complex subunit 8-like → MAAALDAEKLLVQCESQELEAPGGVATPEVYSKLLGLYLLTNDMNNAKFLWKRIPQPIKTANPELGLVWAVGQCMWQRNFPATYASLNKEWSETAKPIMEAISANIRQRMYHLISSAYTTIEAEEFATYVGLQVEPAIAAATAEGWQYNAENNMISPRKPGTQPDQAIPSEQHIAQLTDFVSFLEN, encoded by the exons ATGGCGGCCGCCTTGGACGCAGAAAAGTTGCTTGTGCAATGTGAATCGCAAGAACTAGAG GCTCCAGGTGGTGTGGCTACCCCAGAAGTTTATTCTAAGCTTCTTGGCTTGTATCTTCTGACAAATGACAT GAACAATGCTAAATTCTTGTGGAAGAGAATCCCTCAGCCAATCAAGACAGCCAACCCAGAGCTTGGTCTAGTCTGGGCTGTTGGTCAGTGTATGTGGCAAAGGAACTTTCCAGCTACCTATGCTTCACTTAATAAAGAATGGTCAGAGACGGCCAAGCCCATTATGGAAGCCATATCAG CTAACATAAGGCAAAGAATGTACCATCTCATTAGCTCAGCCTACACAACGATTGAAGCAGAGGAATTTGCAACGTATGTCGGACTACAAGTTGAGCCAGCAATTGCTG cTGCAACAGCAGAAGGATGGCAATATAACGCTGAAAACAATATGATATCACCGAGAAAACCAG GTACCCAGCCGGACCAAGCCATTCCAAGCGAACAGCACATTGCCCAGTTGACAGACTTTGTatcatttcttgaaaactag